Proteins encoded in a region of the Sulfurimonas marina genome:
- the fumC gene encoding class II fumarate hydratase, which produces MSTRIEKDTMGEMQVPVDAYWAAQTQRSIQNFKIGEETMPYEITRAFSYLKKAVALVNKDLGKLDAAKADAIAQAADDMLAGKLDGNYPLVVWQTGSGTQSNMNNNEVLANRATEILGGDFRKEKLVHPNDDVNKSQSSNDTYPTALHVASVIAVEERLLPAIAKLKATLQAKSEAFNSIVKIGRTHLQDATPLTLGQEISGWVEMLAKSEKMAKDSLEAVRELALGGTAVGTGLNAHPELGERVAKKLSELTGHDFITAPNKFHALTSHDALVFAHGALKALAADMMKIANDVRWLASGPRCGLGEISIPENEPGSSIMPGKVNPTQSEAVTMVTCQVMGNDATIGFAASQGNFELNVFKPVIAYNFLQSVRLLSDSIVSFNDNAAVGIMPNEAKIDHFLHDSLMLVTALNPYIGYENAAKIAKTAHKNNSTLKATAIELGLLTAEQFDEYVKPEEMIAPKA; this is translated from the coding sequence ATGAGTACACGTATAGAAAAAGATACAATGGGTGAAATGCAAGTTCCGGTAGATGCTTACTGGGCTGCACAAACACAAAGATCTATTCAAAACTTTAAAATCGGCGAAGAAACAATGCCGTATGAAATTACAAGAGCATTCTCATATCTTAAAAAAGCAGTAGCTTTAGTAAATAAAGATCTTGGGAAACTTGATGCTGCAAAAGCTGATGCTATTGCACAAGCTGCTGATGATATGCTTGCTGGAAAACTTGATGGAAACTATCCTCTAGTTGTATGGCAAACAGGTTCAGGTACACAATCGAACATGAACAATAATGAAGTTCTTGCAAATCGTGCCACTGAAATTTTAGGTGGTGATTTCAGAAAAGAGAAATTAGTACATCCAAATGATGATGTAAATAAATCTCAAAGTTCAAACGATACATACCCGACAGCTTTACACGTAGCTTCTGTTATTGCAGTTGAAGAGAGATTATTACCGGCTATCGCTAAACTAAAAGCAACTTTACAAGCAAAATCTGAAGCGTTTAACTCGATCGTAAAAATCGGTCGTACACACCTTCAAGATGCTACTCCGCTTACACTTGGTCAAGAGATCAGCGGATGGGTAGAGATGCTTGCTAAGTCTGAAAAAATGGCTAAAGATTCATTAGAAGCTGTTCGTGAACTTGCTCTTGGTGGTACAGCTGTTGGTACAGGTTTAAATGCTCACCCTGAATTAGGTGAAAGAGTAGCTAAAAAACTTTCAGAGTTAACTGGTCATGATTTTATTACAGCTCCAAATAAATTTCATGCTTTAACTTCTCACGATGCATTAGTATTCGCTCACGGTGCATTAAAAGCTTTAGCTGCAGATATGATGAAAATTGCTAATGATGTTAGATGGTTGGCATCTGGCCCTAGATGTGGTCTTGGTGAGATCTCTATCCCTGAAAATGAGCCGGGTTCATCTATTATGCCTGGTAAAGTAAATCCAACTCAATCTGAAGCGGTAACTATGGTTACTTGTCAAGTTATGGGTAACGATGCAACTATCGGTTTTGCAGCATCTCAAGGTAACTTTGAGTTAAATGTATTTAAACCGGTAATCGCTTACAACTTCTTACAATCTGTAAGACTTTTAAGTGACTCAATCGTTTCATTTAATGATAACGCTGCAGTTGGAATTATGCCAAATGAAGCAAAAATTGATCATTTCTTACATGATTCATTAATGTTAGTTACTGCACTTAACCCATATATCGGTTATGAAAATGCAGCAAAAATTGCAAAAACTGCACATAAAAACAACTCTACATTAAAAGCTACAGCAATTGAGCTTGGTCTTTTAACTGCAGAGCAGTTTGATGAATATGTAAAACCAGAAGAGATGATTGCGCCAAAAGCGTAA
- a CDS encoding NADP-dependent isocitrate dehydrogenase has protein sequence MSKIIWSKIDEAPALATYSLLPIVNAFTKEAGVEVVTSDISLAGRVLAAMGLAEDELSKLGEVVLQEDANIIKLPNISASVGQLKDCIAELQGQGYDIPNYPENPANAEEEAIQAKYSVCLGSAVNPVLREGNSDRRAAKAVKNFAKNNPHRLKPYAENSKARVAHMSGNGDFYGNEKSVTMDKAQKVTIALNGKELKTVDALEGEILDGTFMSVAALRDFYRKTIDEAKAEGLIWSLHLKATMMKISDPIMFGHGFEIFFEEVFTKYADLFKELGVNPNLGMSDLEKKIAGHAQEAEIKAAFQAVVEADAPKIAMVDSDKGTTNFNASNDIIIDASMPVVVREGGKQWDRNGDALETVAVIPDSTYGMFHAEMVADCVKNGQYDVTTMGTMQNIGLMAQKAEEYGSHPTTFELAEAGKVTVTAEDGTELMSFDCEAGDIWRMSRAKDIPIRDWVRLTVERTRIEGIPAVFWLDENRAHDAEMIKKVNTYLKDHDTSGLDIQIMNVTDATRFTNARIRKGEDTIAVTGNVLRDHLTDMYPILELGTSAKMLSIVPLLAGGGLYETGAGGSAPKHVDQFLEEGHLRWDSLGEFLALAESLRFIAQKHNSDKLAAVTAGLDAANDGYLGNNKAPSRKCGEPDNKASHFYVAQYWAKALAESDNAELAAKFAPVAQALVENEDKIMSELLAAEGKPQDIGGYFHPDDAKAEKAMRPSATLNAIIDAI, from the coding sequence ATGTCAAAAATTATTTGGTCAAAAATTGATGAAGCTCCGGCTTTAGCAACTTACTCTCTATTACCAATCGTTAATGCTTTCACTAAAGAAGCAGGTGTAGAAGTGGTTACTAGTGATATTTCTCTTGCAGGTCGTGTACTTGCGGCAATGGGTCTTGCAGAAGATGAACTATCTAAACTTGGTGAAGTAGTACTTCAAGAAGATGCAAACATTATCAAACTTCCAAACATTTCTGCTTCTGTAGGACAGTTAAAAGACTGTATTGCTGAACTTCAAGGTCAAGGTTATGATATTCCTAACTATCCTGAAAATCCAGCAAATGCTGAAGAAGAAGCAATTCAAGCTAAATATAGTGTTTGTTTAGGTTCAGCTGTTAACCCGGTACTTCGTGAAGGTAACTCTGATCGTCGTGCGGCAAAAGCAGTTAAAAACTTTGCTAAAAACAATCCACATAGACTTAAGCCATATGCTGAAAACTCTAAAGCTCGTGTAGCACATATGAGTGGAAATGGTGATTTCTATGGTAATGAAAAATCTGTTACTATGGATAAAGCACAAAAAGTTACTATCGCTTTAAATGGTAAAGAACTTAAAACTGTTGATGCATTAGAAGGTGAAATCCTTGACGGTACTTTCATGTCTGTTGCTGCATTACGTGATTTCTATAGAAAAACAATTGATGAAGCAAAAGCTGAAGGTCTTATCTGGTCACTTCACTTAAAAGCTACTATGATGAAAATCTCTGACCCTATCATGTTTGGTCACGGTTTTGAAATTTTCTTCGAAGAAGTTTTCACTAAATATGCTGATCTTTTCAAAGAATTAGGTGTAAATCCTAACCTTGGTATGTCAGACTTAGAGAAGAAAATTGCTGGTCACGCTCAAGAAGCTGAAATCAAAGCTGCTTTCCAAGCTGTTGTAGAAGCTGATGCTCCTAAAATTGCTATGGTTGACTCTGATAAAGGTACTACAAACTTCAACGCTTCAAATGACATCATTATTGATGCTTCTATGCCGGTTGTTGTTCGTGAAGGTGGTAAACAATGGGATAGAAACGGTGACGCATTAGAAACTGTTGCTGTTATTCCTGATTCAACTTACGGTATGTTCCATGCTGAGATGGTAGCTGATTGTGTTAAAAACGGTCAATACGATGTAACAACTATGGGTACTATGCAAAATATCGGTCTTATGGCTCAAAAAGCTGAAGAGTATGGTTCTCACCCAACAACTTTCGAGCTTGCAGAAGCTGGTAAAGTTACTGTAACTGCTGAAGATGGTACTGAATTAATGAGCTTTGACTGTGAAGCTGGTGATATCTGGAGAATGTCTCGTGCTAAAGATATTCCAATTCGTGACTGGGTTCGTTTAACTGTTGAAAGAACTCGTATCGAAGGTATCCCTGCAGTATTCTGGTTAGATGAAAACCGTGCTCACGATGCTGAAATGATCAAAAAAGTAAACACTTACCTAAAAGATCACGATACATCAGGTTTAGATATTCAAATCATGAATGTTACAGATGCTACACGTTTTACAAATGCTCGTATCCGTAAAGGTGAAGATACTATCGCTGTTACTGGTAACGTTTTACGTGACCACTTAACTGATATGTACCCAATTTTAGAGCTTGGAACATCTGCGAAAATGTTATCAATCGTACCATTATTAGCTGGTGGTGGATTATATGAAACTGGTGCTGGTGGTTCTGCTCCAAAACACGTTGATCAATTCTTAGAAGAAGGGCACTTACGTTGGGATTCACTTGGTGAGTTCTTAGCACTTGCTGAGTCTTTAAGATTTATTGCTCAAAAACACAATTCAGATAAACTAGCTGCTGTTACTGCTGGTCTTGATGCTGCAAATGACGGTTACCTTGGTAACAATAAAGCTCCATCAAGAAAATGTGGAGAGCCTGATAATAAAGCTTCTCACTTCTATGTAGCACAATACTGGGCAAAAGCTCTTGCTGAATCTGACAATGCAGAATTAGCTGCTAAATTTGCTCCAGTTGCACAAGCACTTGTTGAAAATGAAGATAAAATTATGTCTGAGCTTTTAGCTGCTGAAGGTAAACCTCAAGACATCGGTGGATACTTCCATCCAGATGATGCAAAAGCTGAAAAAGCTATGCGTCCATCTGCTACATTAAACGCTATTATCGACGCTATATAA
- a CDS encoding AsmA-like C-terminal domain-containing protein, translated as MKDTIIINTISKIHSAIISFLSFVIFTLIFVFIVLQNGLYLEDVSISNINIKKLYIKWDQKLNLYVDQLQISPTTEQKTDFSTHELTYYTKNFYHLITLFDSIVISHLHYNEFKGEIQYKSDKKLQLKLDSAKTHIDTALSFNEKLTNIEIKKFQSNNVTANGNIYLDMFTLDTYSKIDLHINNDANLTLYTSANTSKLKYKLFSHNQIQDVKKIIRQVPLPKEVHYWVFDAIELENFEIYTLNGFIEFNDLKNAYKKLHVTASANKLNYTYNPKLDAVHTDHTDLEFKEGVLYIRPKEALSYSFDMQESWLKIDFTKQEELLTLFLKFSPQLDDDILNVLKTYKISLPMKQNSGEGVDTNLTLAVGLKTIDVDAQGTFYNKKGNFHYLGQDIDIQNLKLSLNNYDIKVKDMSASYKNMINAKVDINYNAKEAQGDVKLRITKAQLQKQLKLAKKPLLATYYIDPKQDILSIEGSSWLYNNTPIKIDKIDMPLDLNSFQLHIPTSYFSIKDISDGFFSGDIDLKKVIANLEFDILNFQYNGIKSTQSNTPLKLQYKDSVLTLNALDDIFLQAVSSELKLSKLSLKLEDQNLYIQSPLLTFGKFTQARVNTKYDLSTNKAHFSLNDLIIRNPKNNKIIYKNKKVLLNASIEDDKIRIASTELRSTFNLDSKQWSLKLHSLENLYRQSDLMQKYHLTDGKVNIYKKSNEEITRFKAELNYPYKLLYENNKPVDLYKIEGKLTTKQNVYIQVNKTIDIAVEDNVDINIHDSNISLPHTIEFLSSIDSNDSNSSKGAANVNITASNSNIYLGDNRYAISDDLKIQYHDHILTAQLQHLNGKAGFKLENNQFHLYGEGFNDKFMDRLFTFSKFKDGTFDFNVHGSLDKYSGVFLIEKSTLLDYVLLNNVLAFINTVPSLITFSVPGYSKNGLYMNHTYLKFDYNKGIYDINEMYMDSKELKISANGKVNLKNDSVDMEMNLQTDLASDVSKIPLVGYIIFDGKAISTSVKITGKLSDPKINSALAKEVIVAPLNIIKRTLKLPFKIFE; from the coding sequence ATGAAAGATACAATAATAATTAACACTATATCTAAAATCCATTCTGCGATCATAAGCTTTCTGTCTTTTGTCATTTTCACTCTTATATTTGTTTTTATAGTTCTTCAAAACGGTTTATATCTTGAAGATGTTTCAATATCAAATATTAATATAAAAAAGCTTTATATAAAATGGGATCAGAAGTTAAATCTTTATGTTGATCAACTCCAAATATCTCCAACTACAGAACAAAAAACAGATTTTTCTACTCATGAGTTAACATACTATACAAAAAACTTTTACCATCTTATAACTCTTTTTGACTCTATCGTTATAAGCCACCTGCACTATAATGAGTTTAAAGGTGAAATACAGTACAAATCAGACAAAAAGTTACAACTGAAGCTAGACTCTGCAAAAACTCATATAGATACAGCTCTCTCTTTTAACGAGAAGCTGACAAATATCGAGATTAAAAAGTTCCAATCAAACAATGTTACGGCTAATGGAAATATCTATCTAGATATGTTTACATTAGATACATATTCAAAAATCGATCTTCATATAAATAATGATGCAAATCTTACATTATATACATCTGCGAATACTTCAAAGTTAAAGTATAAACTCTTCTCTCACAATCAAATTCAGGATGTAAAGAAGATTATCCGTCAAGTTCCGCTCCCTAAAGAGGTACACTACTGGGTATTTGATGCAATAGAGCTTGAAAACTTTGAGATATACACCCTAAACGGTTTTATAGAGTTCAATGATCTCAAAAATGCCTACAAAAAGTTACATGTAACAGCTTCAGCAAATAAACTAAACTATACATATAACCCCAAACTAGATGCTGTGCATACAGACCACACTGACTTAGAGTTTAAAGAGGGTGTTTTATACATTAGACCTAAAGAAGCACTCTCATATAGTTTCGATATGCAGGAAAGCTGGCTGAAAATCGATTTTACAAAGCAAGAAGAGCTTCTGACACTCTTTTTAAAGTTTTCACCACAGCTTGATGATGATATTCTCAACGTATTAAAAACATACAAGATCTCTTTACCTATGAAACAAAACAGCGGTGAAGGCGTAGATACAAACTTAACACTGGCAGTTGGTCTAAAAACCATAGATGTAGACGCTCAGGGAACTTTTTACAATAAAAAAGGAAACTTTCACTATCTTGGTCAAGATATAGATATACAAAATCTAAAACTTTCTCTCAACAACTATGATATCAAAGTAAAAGATATGTCTGCCAGTTATAAAAATATGATCAATGCAAAGGTTGATATCAATTACAATGCGAAAGAGGCTCAAGGGGATGTTAAACTAAGAATTACTAAAGCACAACTGCAAAAACAACTGAAACTTGCAAAAAAACCGCTTCTTGCTACATACTATATAGATCCAAAACAGGATATTCTCTCTATTGAGGGTTCATCTTGGCTCTACAACAATACACCGATCAAGATCGATAAAATCGACATGCCTTTAGATCTCAACAGTTTTCAACTCCATATACCGACCTCTTATTTTAGCATTAAAGATATTTCAGACGGGTTTTTCTCAGGGGATATCGATCTCAAAAAAGTTATCGCAAATCTTGAATTTGATATTTTGAACTTTCAATATAACGGTATCAAATCTACTCAATCAAATACACCGCTTAAACTTCAGTATAAAGATAGTGTTTTAACACTCAATGCTCTTGACGATATCTTTTTACAGGCGGTGAGCAGTGAACTTAAACTCTCAAAACTAAGTCTAAAACTTGAAGATCAGAACCTTTATATACAAAGTCCCCTTCTCACTTTTGGAAAATTTACACAGGCAAGAGTAAATACAAAGTATGATCTATCAACAAATAAAGCACATTTTAGTTTAAATGATTTAATCATAAGAAATCCTAAAAACAATAAAATCATCTATAAAAATAAAAAAGTATTACTCAATGCTTCGATCGAAGATGATAAGATTCGTATAGCTTCTACAGAACTGCGATCTACATTTAATCTCGATAGTAAACAGTGGTCTTTGAAGCTTCACTCATTAGAAAACCTCTATAGACAATCTGATCTTATGCAAAAATACCACCTTACAGACGGTAAAGTAAATATATATAAAAAGTCAAATGAAGAGATCACTAGATTTAAAGCAGAGCTCAACTATCCGTATAAGCTGTTATATGAGAACAATAAACCGGTTGATCTTTACAAGATTGAAGGAAAACTGACAACAAAACAAAATGTTTATATTCAAGTGAATAAGACTATAGATATAGCAGTTGAGGATAATGTAGACATTAATATACATGACAGTAACATATCTTTACCTCATACAATCGAATTTCTTTCAAGTATCGACAGTAACGACTCTAATAGCTCTAAAGGAGCCGCAAATGTTAATATAACGGCATCAAACTCTAATATCTACCTTGGAGATAATAGATATGCTATATCGGATGATCTAAAAATTCAATATCACGATCATATCCTTACAGCCCAACTGCAGCACCTCAATGGTAAGGCAGGGTTTAAACTTGAAAACAATCAGTTCCATTTATACGGAGAGGGTTTTAACGATAAATTTATGGATAGACTCTTTACATTTTCAAAATTTAAAGACGGAACTTTTGACTTTAATGTTCACGGTTCTTTAGATAAATACAGCGGAGTCTTTTTAATAGAAAAAAGTACACTGCTTGATTATGTACTTCTAAACAATGTACTTGCGTTTATCAATACCGTCCCTTCGTTAATCACTTTTTCCGTACCTGGTTACAGTAAAAACGGTCTCTATATGAACCATACATACTTGAAATTTGATTACAATAAAGGGATCTACGATATTAACGAGATGTATATGGACTCAAAAGAGCTCAAAATCTCTGCAAACGGTAAAGTAAATCTGAAAAACGACAGCGTAGATATGGAGATGAATTTACAAACTGATCTTGCAAGCGACGTATCGAAAATACCGCTTGTAGGTTATATTATTTTTGACGGTAAGGCAATTTCGACAAGTGTGAAGATTACAGGGAAGTTAAGTGATCCGAAAATCAATTCAGCACTTGCAAAAGAGGTGATTGTCGCTCCTTTAAATATAATCAAAAGAACGCTCAAACTCCCGTTTAAGATATTTGAATAG
- the mltG gene encoding endolytic transglycosylase MltG, translating into MTKDRKLMIAEWILDIVLIIIVSFIYYLNKPIQTPRVLYIPKGSINQIISHLHKNTYDISKLDSYMLRIIGSPQSGWIDMGDTINTKADFLYKLTKAKAALQNVTLIPGETTYIFLQQLSENLGLDFNTLEEEFLKQSPIQEGILVPNTYKIPIGITEKELISLLLKLSIKRMKEYSYKVFGTYNEKKWFQYLSIASVIQKESANNEEMPLVSSVVYNRLKKGMKLQMDGSLNYGKYSHLKVTPSRIRNDKSLYNTYIHKGVPKIPICNVSFEAIRAAIFPAKTNYLYFMKSKKGVHDFTCNYSTHIRNIQNATK; encoded by the coding sequence ATGACAAAAGACAGAAAGCTTATGATCGCAGAATGGATTTTAGATATAGTGTTAATTATTATTGTATCTTTCATTTATTACCTAAACAAGCCTATTCAAACGCCCAGAGTTCTATATATTCCTAAGGGCTCTATAAACCAAATTATATCACATTTACACAAGAACACTTATGATATTTCAAAACTTGATTCATATATGTTACGAATCATAGGTTCACCTCAAAGCGGCTGGATTGATATGGGTGATACTATAAATACAAAAGCGGACTTTTTATATAAGTTAACAAAAGCAAAAGCGGCACTACAAAATGTAACACTTATTCCTGGTGAGACCACTTATATCTTTTTACAACAATTGTCTGAGAATTTAGGATTAGACTTTAATACGCTTGAGGAGGAGTTTTTAAAACAGTCTCCTATACAAGAGGGTATATTGGTTCCAAACACTTATAAGATCCCAATAGGTATAACAGAAAAAGAGTTGATATCTTTATTATTAAAGCTTTCAATTAAAAGAATGAAAGAGTATTCTTATAAAGTGTTTGGAACATACAATGAAAAAAAATGGTTTCAGTATTTATCTATAGCATCAGTGATACAAAAAGAATCAGCAAATAATGAAGAGATGCCCTTAGTAAGCTCTGTTGTATACAATAGACTAAAAAAGGGAATGAAGTTACAAATGGATGGAAGTTTAAATTATGGAAAGTACTCCCATTTAAAAGTAACACCGAGTAGAATTAGAAACGATAAGTCCCTTTACAATACTTATATACATAAAGGTGTTCCAAAAATTCCCATTTGCAATGTAAGCTTTGAAGCAATACGTGCAGCAATATTCCCTGCTAAAACTAACTATTTATACTTTATGAAGTCTAAAAAGGGGGTTCACGACTTCACATGTAACTATTCTACACACATACGTAACATACAAAATGCTACCAAATGA
- the mdh gene encoding malate dehydrogenase, with translation MNQGKRVGIVGAGNVGATVAYSLAMLGSCHEIILRDNKIDVAKGKALDMSQAASAVRSHTVVSVAEEMSDLVDCDVVVVTAGSPRLPGMSRDDLLMINANITRDVIQGIAKYSPNAVIIMVSNPLDAMTYVALKESGFDRSRVIGMAGILDSSRMAAFIQEKLGYGGGQIRASVMGGHGDDMVPLPRYSTVAGVPLSDVLSQDEIDEIVDRTRHGGAEIVGYLKTGSAYYAPAKSTAIMVEAILKDTKQIHPCAVYLDGEYGYSDVVSGVPVMLGAKGAEKIIEVTLDDKEKDMFKKSCDSVQTLIDTLNKNNFFEGK, from the coding sequence ATGAATCAAGGTAAAAGAGTAGGGATAGTAGGAGCTGGTAACGTTGGAGCGACGGTAGCTTATTCTCTCGCAATGCTTGGATCTTGTCATGAAATTATCCTACGTGATAATAAGATTGATGTAGCAAAAGGTAAAGCTCTAGATATGTCTCAAGCTGCATCGGCTGTAAGAAGTCATACAGTTGTTAGTGTTGCAGAAGAGATGTCAGATCTAGTTGATTGTGATGTAGTTGTTGTAACAGCAGGAAGCCCAAGACTTCCTGGTATGAGTAGAGATGATCTACTTATGATCAATGCAAATATCACAAGAGATGTTATTCAAGGAATAGCAAAATATTCTCCAAATGCAGTAATTATCATGGTATCTAACCCGTTAGATGCAATGACTTACGTTGCATTAAAAGAGAGTGGTTTCGATAGAAGCCGTGTAATCGGAATGGCTGGTATTTTAGATAGTTCAAGAATGGCAGCATTTATTCAAGAGAAACTAGGATACGGCGGAGGTCAAATCCGTGCTTCAGTTATGGGTGGTCACGGTGACGATATGGTTCCGTTACCAAGATACTCAACTGTAGCAGGTGTACCTCTTTCAGATGTATTAAGCCAAGATGAGATTGACGAGATCGTTGATCGTACTCGTCACGGTGGTGCTGAGATCGTAGGTTATTTAAAAACAGGTTCAGCATATTATGCACCTGCTAAATCAACTGCAATCATGGTTGAGGCTATCTTAAAAGATACAAAACAGATTCACCCATGTGCGGTTTATCTTGACGGTGAATACGGATATAGCGATGTTGTATCTGGTGTACCTGTAATGCTTGGAGCTAAAGGTGCTGAAAAAATTATTGAAGTAACGTTAGATGACAAAGAGAAAGATATGTTCAAAAAATCTTGCGATTCTGTTCAAACACTAATCGATACTTTAAATAAAAATAACTTTTTTGAAGGGAAATAA
- the sucC gene encoding ADP-forming succinate--CoA ligase subunit beta, which yields MNIHEYQAKQIFAKYGVPTPRGIVANTPEQAFLNAQELGGNIWVVKAQIHAGGRGLGGGVKLAKSLEEVKTLASEILGMQLVTHQTGPEGKLVQKVYIEEGADIKDELYLGVVLDRAKEMPVIMASTEGGMEIEKVAEETPEKIVKVAVDPAIGFQGFHGRELLFGLGITDKVEQKNFLKFAKALYNVYMDNDAEMIEINPLIKTGAGEFLALDGKMGFDDSALGRHPDIEDMRDISEEDPDEREASRYGLSYVSLDGEIGCMVNGAGLAMGTMDTINYMGGTPANFLDVGGSANAETVAKGFEIILKNPNVKAIFVNIFGGIVRCDRIANGILEATKLTDVHVPVIVRLDGTNAPEAAEILKNAGIENVIAATDLADGAAKAVAAAKGE from the coding sequence ATGAATATACATGAATATCAAGCAAAACAAATTTTTGCTAAATATGGTGTACCAACACCAAGAGGTATTGTGGCAAATACGCCAGAGCAAGCATTTTTAAATGCTCAAGAACTTGGTGGAAACATTTGGGTTGTAAAAGCTCAAATTCACGCTGGTGGACGTGGTCTTGGCGGTGGTGTAAAACTTGCTAAGTCTTTAGAGGAAGTAAAAACACTTGCATCTGAAATTTTAGGTATGCAACTGGTAACTCACCAAACTGGACCAGAGGGTAAACTGGTTCAAAAAGTTTACATCGAAGAGGGTGCAGACATTAAAGATGAGTTATATCTTGGTGTAGTACTTGACCGTGCTAAAGAGATGCCTGTAATCATGGCTTCTACTGAAGGTGGTATGGAGATTGAAAAAGTAGCTGAAGAGACTCCGGAAAAAATCGTAAAAGTTGCTGTTGATCCAGCTATCGGTTTTCAAGGTTTCCACGGTAGAGAATTATTATTCGGATTAGGTATCACTGATAAAGTTGAGCAAAAGAACTTTTTAAAATTTGCAAAAGCTTTATACAATGTATATATGGACAATGATGCAGAGATGATCGAGATCAATCCACTTATTAAAACTGGTGCAGGTGAATTCTTAGCACTTGACGGTAAAATGGGATTTGATGATTCTGCTCTTGGACGTCACCCTGATATCGAAGATATGAGAGATATCTCTGAAGAGGATCCTGATGAGAGAGAAGCAAGCCGTTATGGTCTTTCTTATGTATCTCTTGATGGTGAAATTGGTTGTATGGTAAATGGTGCTGGTCTTGCGATGGGTACTATGGATACAATTAACTATATGGGTGGTACACCTGCAAACTTCCTTGATGTTGGTGGTTCTGCAAACGCTGAAACTGTTGCAAAAGGTTTTGAGATTATTCTTAAAAACCCTAACGTAAAAGCAATCTTCGTAAATATCTTCGGTGGTATCGTAAGATGTGATCGTATTGCAAACGGTATTTTAGAAGCAACTAAACTTACTGATGTACATGTACCGGTAATTGTTCGTCTTGATGGTACAAATGCACCAGAGGCAGCAGAGATTCTTAAAAACGCTGGAATTGAAAACGTAATTGCAGCAACAGATTTAGCAGACGGTGCTGCAAAAGCAGTAGCTGCAGCGAAAGGAGAGTAA